The following DNA comes from Pseudomonas sp. Tri1.
TTCGCCGCCGGCGTGCCGCTGGTGGAAGCCCTGGACTCGGTCTCGGGCGCCACCGGCAATGTGGTGTTCAAGCGCGCGGTGCAGCGCATCAAGCAAGACGTCTCGACCGGCATGCAGTTGAATTTCTCCATGCGTACCTCAGGGATCTTTCCGAACCTGGCGATCCAGATGACCGCCATCGGTGAAGAATCCGGTGCGCTGGATGACATGCTCGACAAGGTGGCGAGTTTTTATGAGGCCGAAGTGGACAATCTGGTGGACAACCTCACCAGCCTGATGGAACCCTTCATCATGGTGGTCCTGGGGGTGGTCGTCGGTGGCCTGGTGGTTGCCATGTACCTGCCCATCTTTCAACTCGGCTCAGCGATCTGACATGCCCCTGACTGACTTCTTCGTGCTGTATCCCCTGGCCTTCGTGCTCACTGCGTTATTGCTTGGATTGATCGTCGGCAGTTTCCTCAATGTCCTGGTGTGGCGCCTGCCAAAGATGCTCACCCGCGAATGGCGCCTGCAAGCCCACGACCTGCTGGGCCTGCCGGCCGAAGCCCCCGGCCCGGTCTACAACCTGATGCTGCCCCATTCCCAGTGCCCCCACTGCGGCCATCGCATCCGCGCCTGGGAAAACATCCCGTTGCTGAGCTACCTGATATTGCGCGGTCGCTGTTCCAACTGCGCCGCCCCCATTGGCAGGCGCTACCCGCTGACCGAACTGGCCTGCGGCGCCTTGTCAGCGTTCGTCGCCTGGCACTTCGGCTTTGGCTGGCAGGCCGTGATGGTGATGGTATTGAGCTGGGGCCTGCTGGGCATGAGCCTGATCGATGCCGAACATCAATTACTGCCCGATACCCTGGTGCTGCCGTTGTTGTGGCTGGGTTTGATCGTCAACAGCTTCGGGCTGTTCGTTTCCTTGAATCAGGCGATGTGGGGCGCGGTAGCCGGCTATCTGGCGCTGTGGTCGGTGTTCTGGGTATTCAAATTGATCACCGGCAAGGAAGGCATGGGCTACGGGGATTTCAAGCTGCTGGCGATGCTGGGGGCCTGGGGTGGCTGGCAGATCCTGCCACTGACCTTGCTGCTGTCGTCGCTGGTGGGGGCCGTTGTCGGGGTTATTGTGCTGCGCCTGCGTGACGCTCCGGGATCGACGCAGATCCCCTTCGGACCCTATCTGGCAATTGCTGGCTGGATTGCCTTGCTCTGGGGTGGTCAAATAACCGACTTCTATTGGCGGTCTGTCGGTTTCTAATGTCGATGTTTATGAATAGCTCCGTGAAAAAACCCTGGATTCTCGGCCTGACCGGTGGCATCGGCAGCGGCAAGAGCGCGGCGGCCCAGCACTTCATCGACCTGGGCGTGCATGTCATCGACGCCGATCACGCGGCGCGCTGGGTGGTCGAACCAGGGCGCCCGGCGCTGGCTGAGATAGCGGAACACTTCGGCCCTGGCGTATTGCAGGCCGACGGCACGCTGGACCGGGCGGCCCTGCGCAAACTGATTTTCGAAAATGCCGAGGAGCGCCGTTGGCTCGAGGCGCTCTTGCATCCATTGATCGCCGAAGAGATCGCCCATCATCTGGCCCAGGCACAATCGCCCTACGCGATTCTGGTATCGCCGCTGTTGATCGAGTCGGGGCAGTACGCCATGACGCAACGGATCCTGGTGATCGATGTGCCGGAACAACTACAGATCGAACGCACCTTGCAGCGCGACCAGATCAGCGAACAACAGGTCCAGGCGATCCTCAAGGCCCAGTCCAGCCGCCAGGATCGCCTGAGCCATGCCGACGACGTGGTGGTCAACGACCGCGACCTCGCCTGGCTACACAGCGAGGTCGAGCGCCTGCATCACTTTTACCTTACTTTGCGTGGAGGCCAGTCATGAGCCAAACCCCAACCGTTGATTGCCCAACCTGCGGCGCCCCTGTGGAATGGAGCCCGGAAAGCAAATTCCGGCCATTCTGCTCCGATCGCTGCAAACTGATCGACCTGGGCGCCTGGGCGTCGGAAGAACACAAGATCCCGGTCAGCCCCGATGCCGAGGATGAGCTGTTCAGTGAAGATTTCGAGCCTCGCTCACATCATTAGGGGGCGTTCTCAATTAGTTTCCGGTGGGGAAACTAATTGAGCCCCCCTAAGGCCGCATGAAACCGTAGTCCTGTTCATCGTCGAGGTTTTCCGCCAGGAAACTCAACTCATCGGCCAGGTCTTCAGGGCTGCGCACTGTCTTGCTCTGTTGCACGATCGCACTGAGCAAGGCACGCAGACTCAAGCCCGGGTCGAAGCCGATCTCCATTGCGGCATCGTGACTACGCTTGATCTCTTGCCTCGCCCATTCATAAACACTCATGGTTGTACTCCTGGAAGTTTTCCAGAGCATGAAGGGCCTGCGCGGGTGCAGCCTTGATGTGAATCAAGGCTTGTCGTCATCCTTCCAGGGGGCCGACAGATAGCGCGTGCGGTTGAACGTCTCCAGCCATTCTGGGCTGAACACCACCAGCGCACTGACCACCATGCCGTTGATGAAGGCCTCGGGGAAAATGATCAGCCAGAGGTAGCCGACGAAGTCCTCCAGCCAGTAAGGCATGGCGAACACGCCGTCGTACCACAACAGACCGAGCCCCAGCAGCAGGCACAACAACGCCGAAAGCGCGGCGGCGAGAAACCCCGAGCAGAAGATATACACAAACAGATTGCGCGGTTGCGCGCGCTCCACCAGGATCGCGCAGCACTCGGTGACCAGCACCGGCAACAGAATCAGCAACACGCCGTTGACGCCCACCGCTGCCATGTCCTGGCGGCCCAGCAGCACCAGCGCAAGCTGGGCGAAAAGGCCGCCGAGGATCGCCAACGGCCAATCCAGCAGCAGGGTCACGGCGGTCATGCCGATAAAGTGATACGAAACGCCCGTGTCGAAATCCCGCCGTACCAGCCACAACAGGAATAGCGCCAACACCGTGCCAAACAGCAAGTGCTGGCGACGACTGTCGGTGAACAACTCGACCCACGGCGCCCTCGACACCGCCCAGACCAACACCGGCACATAAATCAGCCAGCCGCATGCCAGGGTCTGCGGTGAGAGCAGTTCGGCACCGATCATGGACGACTCCTGCGAGAACTTGAAAACGGCACTGCGCTTAATCGAGCGACGGACC
Coding sequences within:
- the coaE gene encoding dephospho-CoA kinase (Dephospho-CoA kinase (CoaE) performs the final step in coenzyme A biosynthesis.), producing MNSSVKKPWILGLTGGIGSGKSAAAQHFIDLGVHVIDADHAARWVVEPGRPALAEIAEHFGPGVLQADGTLDRAALRKLIFENAEERRWLEALLHPLIAEEIAHHLAQAQSPYAILVSPLLIESGQYAMTQRILVIDVPEQLQIERTLQRDQISEQQVQAILKAQSSRQDRLSHADDVVVNDRDLAWLHSEVERLHHFYLTLRGGQS
- the yacG gene encoding DNA gyrase inhibitor YacG, with product MSQTPTVDCPTCGAPVEWSPESKFRPFCSDRCKLIDLGAWASEEHKIPVSPDAEDELFSEDFEPRSHH
- a CDS encoding A24 family peptidase, whose translation is MPLTDFFVLYPLAFVLTALLLGLIVGSFLNVLVWRLPKMLTREWRLQAHDLLGLPAEAPGPVYNLMLPHSQCPHCGHRIRAWENIPLLSYLILRGRCSNCAAPIGRRYPLTELACGALSAFVAWHFGFGWQAVMVMVLSWGLLGMSLIDAEHQLLPDTLVLPLLWLGLIVNSFGLFVSLNQAMWGAVAGYLALWSVFWVFKLITGKEGMGYGDFKLLAMLGAWGGWQILPLTLLLSSLVGAVVGVIVLRLRDAPGSTQIPFGPYLAIAGWIALLWGGQITDFYWRSVGF
- a CDS encoding energy-coupling factor ABC transporter permease, which translates into the protein MIGAELLSPQTLACGWLIYVPVLVWAVSRAPWVELFTDSRRQHLLFGTVLALFLLWLVRRDFDTGVSYHFIGMTAVTLLLDWPLAILGGLFAQLALVLLGRQDMAAVGVNGVLLILLPVLVTECCAILVERAQPRNLFVYIFCSGFLAAALSALLCLLLGLGLLWYDGVFAMPYWLEDFVGYLWLIIFPEAFINGMVVSALVVFSPEWLETFNRTRYLSAPWKDDDKP